GaaatgctgctcctcttcatctgAACCGAGTACTGATTAGGCTTTGGTCCCTGTACATGTTCGAACGCATGTGCTGGGGCAGTTCCCGTATTGAATCCGACGGTAGATTTACAGGGGATCCTGCCGGAATTAGAGTATGGATACATGGATCGGGACCAGAGTACCAGACAGTGTCGACGTACGTACTGCTGGCTAAGTAAGTAGGTATCGCCCATTGCATTCATGCTGGCCGACACAAGGGAGATCTGAGTAAATGTAGTGATCAGACGGACAGATCATTTCAAAACTTATTGATGAAGTCGGCCGTACTGTTCGTGCTACACTTGATCTTAGTACTACGTGCTGGGATTTGAAATTTCGAATTATGAAGTTCGGAACAGACTGCCGTTTTGCTTTCAACTTGGCTGTGGCTCCTTATTTGCAAGTTTTATAGTAGTCTGAAGCGCGAACACTAAGTTCAGTTTAGTTCCGGAACTGAGTTCGACAGACACAAGGTACATTGTTTTCTTGTTCTGTTCCTCCCTCGCATTGCAGAACCGAAAAGGCCAAACACCAAGCATTATTGCCATAGTGTAACTGTACGTACTCCGTATTATTGCCATAGAGTACGAAATCGATAAAGATACAATTAATGGCAGCAAATGTGCAACCTTCTTATTTTGTCTCTGTTCATCTTGTGGGCTCGCCCAAATGTCCAACCATCTGCCAGATCTAATGCCCCCAGCTCTGTCCTAATTGGTACGATTTTTCTTCCTCGTGTTAAAACTTCATTTGATAGTACAAGACGCACAAGTACGTTTTGGTTGTTGTACAATCATTTTTCTTTAAATTTGATAGTACATATTGTTTACCGCGTCATTCTTTTCTCAGGACCCGATCACGTCGGAGAGCAGCTACCTGAAGCGGCAGCTCTCAGAGTCCAACGACATCGCCCTGGACCTACCGGCGGGCCTCACGGTCGACGCATTCGCCGACGCCGTGGCATCCTGCTACGGCGCGGACGTCGCGCTGTCGCCCGCGAACCTCGCCGCGACCTGGGCGGCAGCAGACTGGCTGGAGCTGAGCGCGGAGGACGGGCTGGCCCGCCGCGCCGAGGACTACTTCTTCCAGGAGGTTGCCACGGACCACGGCCGCGCCGCCGCGGTGCTGCGGTCGTGCACGACGTTTCTCGTCGGCGAGGTCGCCGGGGCAGGCGCGGCGCTGATCGTTCGATGCCTGGAGACGCTGGCGGCGTCCGGCGGCGCCGACTGCGGGTGGCTGGAGGACGTGGCCGCGCTGCCGCTCGAGGAGTTCCAGGTGGTCGTGGAGGCCATGCGCGCGCGCTTGACGCACGACCACGATCTCATGTACACCATCGTGGATCACTACCTCGAGGTAAAGGTTGCTGCATATGCCTCCATTCGATTCACCTGCAGAGTATTTTTGTTGGATATGGATGACACTGGTTCCAGTAAAGATTATTCTTTTGCTTTAGCTTTAAGTTGAGTGTCATTTGCTCAAGACAGGGTATCTCCTAGAAGATGAGATGAGTTCTTGTACTCCATACATGTTTACTATGCTTGGCTTCTGCACCACGCCACTGCTCGCTATTATTAATAGTCTCCCTAGCTTCAGTGATCCCtttgtttaaaaaaaaatcatatttgcaagtttttttaaaaaaatctgaatAGAATTCTTGACATTGTCAATGATTATCATACAGCGCAATCACCCAAAATTATATGTGTTGTGGGCTACATGAAAAAAATGTGATTAAAAAATGAAGATTTGAAAATACGCATACTCCTTATATCTATATTTTTGTCTTTCGTTTTGTGTACTTCGAAATACAATGTATTTGAAACTGAGATTTTACATATTTGTCGGAAACACCATTGGCTACATCTAAAAAAAATATGAAACTCATAAATATGGTTTTCAGATTTTTTAAATAAAAAAATAGCAGGATCATTGGAGCTCGGGAACAAAAAAATCTCAACCCTAATTATGTTCATATATATAATTTATTTATTATTTCAGTAATTTAGATATTGGGAGATCGTGAACTAGCTGGTTCCCTTTGCTTAAATCTTTCATGGCGATAAAATTACTTGTTCTGTACAGTGCTGATTTGCATTGCATCTTTTCCACATGGATGTGGGTGCAGAATCACAAGGGGAAGTTGACAGAGGAGGAGAAGAGCCGGCTGTGCTACAACGTGAACTGCAGCAAGCTGTCGCACCACCTCTTCATGCACCTGGTGCAGAACCCGCGCCTTCCACTCCGCTTCGTCGTCCAGGCCATGCTGGTTGAGCAGCTCCACTCGCACCACTCCATGCTCCTCACCCAACACCACCACGCCGCCGCTCCCGTCTCCGCCGCGCCGCTCCCACTGCCGCCTGCTATGCTCAAGAGGTCCATCTCCGGCGCGTTCAGCAGCGCCGTCGCCGCGGCCGCGGCCGCCGGGGACGTCGCCAGCATGACGCTCGGCGACATCCTCCAGCGCGACGCCGTGATGCGCCAGTCCGCGCACATCCGCGCATCCATGGAGGCCACGGGGCACCGCATCGACACCCTCGAGCGCGAGCTCGCCGGCCTCCGCTGCCGCCTCCGCCGCTCCGAGGAGGCGGCCGCCGCCGCGCACACGGCCTCGGCCGCGATCGACCGTGTCTCCGCCAAGTCAGCCAGCTTCCGGATCCCGCGCAGCCGGCTCTGGGACGGCGAGGACTTGTCCTCCGGCACCGGCACAGCCACCACCGTCTCGAAAGACAGCCTCAGCGGTAAGGTGGGTATCAAGTCGCGGCTGGTGCACGGTTTCAAGAACTTGTTCGTCCGGAGGCCAGGGAATGGCGTCgcgccaccggcgagcagcgatggCGCCGGGACTGATGTCCGCGTGGGCGAGAAGGGCGCGCGCGCGTCATGCTCGACGGGGCTAGAAGGCGCCAGCCGCGACGAGGAGCTCTGCAAGGGGGAGTGGAGTACTCGGACTCACCGGAGGAACCTGTCGATGGCGTGACATATGTTGATGCACCACGAAGAATCGATCGGCGGCAAGGCAATATGGGTGCATAGCGAATGCATGGTGGAGACTTTGAGAGTTCGAGTGCTTAATTATGATATGACTCTTCTCTGATTGTTGCGGTATATACACGTGTGTCAGTCTCACAATATCTGAACTGTTGATTTTCTCACGATCATACGATTTTCTGTCCATGTCTGCATGCTACATTGTGTTGGATTTTACAAGATACTTCATATGCGCTACGGGAGAAAACGACATTGCCGTGTAGCCAATCATTACCGTGCGCCGCTGCACGGCAAAGACATTTTTGCCGTGCGCACCAAgcagcacgcacggcaaagacacTTAGCACGGCAAGGTCTGAGAGCACCGCACgacaatctatacctaataataaaggagctaacgtttccgtggtttggtccgtcatATTGCGCTTTCGTCCGTCGTTCTT
This region of Lolium perenne isolate Kyuss_39 chromosome 2, Kyuss_2.0, whole genome shotgun sequence genomic DNA includes:
- the LOC127332837 gene encoding BTB/POZ domain-containing protein At3g49900 yields the protein MEMGRSWQELGVVDTIYEDDHEEEEDDDEGETEDCFNSPTISSSAPTSASCSPSAAAAHSASLPPVLRTAAREWSRANGSRKPDVIVRVQERCFPLHRDPITSESSYLKRQLSESNDIALDLPAGLTVDAFADAVASCYGADVALSPANLAATWAAADWLELSAEDGLARRAEDYFFQEVATDHGRAAAVLRSCTTFLVGEVAGAGAALIVRCLETLAASGGADCGWLEDVAALPLEEFQVVVEAMRARLTHDHDLMYTIVDHYLENHKGKLTEEEKSRLCYNVNCSKLSHHLFMHLVQNPRLPLRFVVQAMLVEQLHSHHSMLLTQHHHAAAPVSAAPLPLPPAMLKRSISGAFSSAVAAAAAAGDVASMTLGDILQRDAVMRQSAHIRASMEATGHRIDTLERELAGLRCRLRRSEEAAAAAHTASAAIDRVSAKSASFRIPRSRLWDGEDLSSGTGTATTVSKDSLSGKVGIKSRLVHGFKNLFVRRPGNGVAPPASSDGAGTDVRVGEKGARASCSTGLEGASRDEELCKGEWSTRTHRRNLSMA